In the genome of Saccharomyces paradoxus chromosome VI, complete sequence, the window TAGCAGAGCAACTTCACAGTAAAAATTTGGGAAACATTGCAATGTGTGTTAAATAGTATAGTACTTGTCTGGATAAAAATTCATTCTTCTGTAATTGTGGACCGACCCATATATAGTCTGTACTTAGCATAGAGTGCGTTATACAGCGACTTTAATAATAGCACGAATTACTTTCTTAAATTTTCCCTTGTATTTCATGAGGTATTTTTTGGGTGTTTCCTGCTTTTTTGGCTTATCATTCCATATCGCAGGAGAAGACAAAGTAcgataaaatatttcaacaCCCGTAACaagtaaaaaagaaaaatgcaGAATGATCGAGTAACTACGAATTGTTTAGTCATATAACGCGTTTGTATACGTAAAACTATATAATCCTAAAAGCAAAGATGGATGCGGAATGCATCGAATGGAAATCGACTGCAAATTTGCATAATGGACCTGCTTTTTTCCAACCGCTAACTGACTCCATTGAACCATTACAGTTCAAACTTATTGGATCGAACACACTGGCAACCGCATTTCCTGTATTCGACACCAAATATATACCGGACTCACTTATCAACTATGTTTTTAGCTTGTTCAATATGGAAATCGAAAGTGGCAAAACCTATCCACAATTAGATGTTTTAACTAAGCAGGAATTCTTAAAATATTGGTTTCACTCATTCGCCGTTATTGTTTTGCAAACCGATAAGAAATATATTGAGGATAATCAAGACTGGCATTCAGTTCTCTTAGGTACATTCTACATTAAGCCCAACTATGCACCGCGCTGCTCCCATAATTGTAACGCTGGGTTTTTAGTCAATAGTACCCATAGAGGTCAGAAGATTGGTTACAGGCTTGCTCAGGTATACTTGAATTGGGCACCTTTATTGGGATATAAATATTCTATCTTTAATCTTGTATTTGTTACCAACAAAGCCAGTTGGAAAATATGGGACAGATTAAACTTCCAAAGAATTGGATTGGTCCCTTGTGCTGGAATTCTTAATGATTTTAGTGAGCCCGTGGATGCTATAATTTATGGTAAAGACTTGACCAAAATAGAACCCGAATTCCTTTCCATGGAATACCCATAGACATAGtggacttttttttgctttcttttcttttctaacAATATAGCATTCCATCAAAGTATATATCCGTTGTCGTTAGACTATTGGAAGTATTTTTCAGTTTGAGACCTGTCATCTCTATAATTGAgatatgtatatatattgaaaagaacataATATCGACGCGCTGCTCAATGTCACAATAAAGCCCACGCAATTCTGTGCGAATAGTGACGACAAGGAAAAGTAAGTTTTGTACTCATATAAGTGGATATTTATTAAAACAAATTCTCTATCATTTTCCGAAAACATAGTGACTATTTGAACATTTGGGCATGATGCCAACATTTATTATACCTATATTTTGCAGTGGCTTGACTCTGTATCTGTTTCGGAATAGATGAATAACAAATGCGGTATTCAAAGGGTAGATGTAGAAAAATATTAGACctatcaattgaaaatgaaactcATATTTATATGTAAAGGTTATGAGCCGTTACTTTATAGCTATAGTAAATTCCTGCACTAGCCGGTGCGTTGGGCGTATTTAATATGTCCAGCTAGCGTGTGTTCCATATACCTTTTTTGTCTAAAGTGGCTTCAACTTTTTGGCGCTATCCAACGGAGTACAATAACAAGTACAACTATgtaaaaaacataaaaaaatgtttgaTTCAAGATCAAATTTAGGCTAGTCTAGATGCCAGAGCTTAAGCGTAGACGTGGTCACAAGgtacttttatttatacatatgtatatacgCATGTCTATTCTCTTTGGGGAGAATTTGAGTATGTAATTAAGCGTTCTGCCGACTTAACGTTTTAAGGGAAGAAGATTTGCGCGTTAGTGCATAAAGACAGCAAATTGCCTCGAGGTGTCAACACTAATACATTTATCGGCTTTCAACTATAATGCAACTGGCTCAATTAGATTTGAACAGCTTATGCGCTATGAAATATATGAATTATTCAACTAACAGTAAGCtataaatattatttattcagGCGATGTAAGGTGGTGCCGTGAAAGCAAATAAGACAACGTTCAAAGCTTGCAATCTCCCAAAACGACAGATAAcaaaacatataaaaagctTGTATTATAGCCCTTATGAagagttttcttgttcttcttctcttctcttctcttctcttctctCAACTGTAAAGATAATCACACATCAACAGCAAAAGCATTTCCAAGATATGTCTACCGATAAGATtacatttttattgaactGGCAACCAACTCCATACCACATTCCAATTTTCTTGGCTCAAACCAAAGGTTACTTCAAGGAACAAGGCCTAGACATGGCTATCCTAGAGCCAACCAATCCTTCAGATGTCACGGAGTTGATTGGATCTGGAAAGGTCGACATGGGTTTGAAAGCCATGATCCACACTTTGGCTGCTAAGGCCCGTGGTTTCCCAGTCACCTCTGTTGCCTCTTTGTTGGACGAACCATTCACTGGTGTCTTGTACCTAAAAGGCAGTGGTATTACTGAAGACTTCCAATCCCTAAAGGGCAAGAAGATCGGTTACGTTGGTGAATTTGGTAAGATTCAAATCGATGAATTAACTAAGCACTACGGTATGAAGCCAGAAGACTACACCGCAGTCAGATGTGGTATGAATGTCGCCAAGTACATCATTGAAGGTAAGATCGATGCCGGTATCGGTATCGAATGTATGCAACAAGttgaattggaagaatacTTGGCTAAGCAAGGTAGACCAGCTTCTGATGCTAAGATGTTAAGAATTGACAAGCTGGCTTGTTTGGGTTGCTGTTGTTTCTGCACCGTCCTTTACATCTGTAAcgatgaatttttgaagaagaacccTGAAAAGGTCAGAAAGTTCTTGA includes:
- a CDS encoding N-acetyltransferase family protein; amino-acid sequence: MDAECIEWKSTANLHNGPAFFQPLTDSIEPLQFKLIGSNTLATAFPVFDTKYIPDSLINYVFSLFNMEIESGKTYPQLDVLTKQEFLKYWFHSFAVIVLQTDKKYIEDNQDWHSVLLGTFYIKPNYAPRCSHNCNAGFLVNSTHRGQKIGYRLAQVYLNWAPLLGYKYSIFNLVFVTNKASWKIWDRLNFQRIGLVPCAGILNDFSEPVDAIIYGKDLTKIEPEFLSMEYP
- the THI5 gene encoding 4-amino-5-hydroxymethyl-2-methylpyrimidine phosphate synthase (Protein involved in synthesis of the thiamine precursor HMP~similar to YNL332W) — translated: MSTDKITFLLNWQPTPYHIPIFLAQTKGYFKEQGLDMAILEPTNPSDVTELIGSGKVDMGLKAMIHTLAAKARGFPVTSVASLLDEPFTGVLYLKGSGITEDFQSLKGKKIGYVGEFGKIQIDELTKHYGMKPEDYTAVRCGMNVAKYIIEGKIDAGIGIECMQQVELEEYLAKQGRPASDAKMLRIDKLACLGCCCFCTVLYICNDEFLKKNPEKVRKFLNAIKKATDYVLADPVKAWKEYIDFKPQLNNDLSYKQYQRCYAYFSSSLYNVHRDWKKVTGYGKRLAILPPDYVSNYTNEYLSWPEPEEVSDPLEAQRLMAIHQEKCRKEGTFKRLALPA